GTGAGTTTAATTGGCTACTATTAAGGAAGTTGCTGCTTTAGCAGGAGTTTCTATAGGAACAGTATCAAATGTATTAAATGGAAAAACTAAAAACCTTGATTTAATTAATAAGGTAGAAATAGCAATGAAGGAATTAGGATATAGGCCAGATGCTAATGCTAGAAGCTTAAAAAGAGATAAGAGTGGTCTTATAGGTTTGATTTTACCAAATCCAATTAATCCAGAATTTACAGCTCTAATATCTTATATAGAGTCTATGTTATATGAAAGAGGATATAGTGTTTTACTCAATTTTACCTATGATAATAGGTTTATTGAACAAAAATCCATTGACAAATGCTTAGAACAACGTGTAGATGGTATTATTCTTTTGCCTGTTATCAACAGTAGAAAAAATCTAATTAGTTCAAAAGGAAATGTGCCTATTTTAGTGGTGTCACCTAGAGAAGATGCCCTAATTAATGGAGATGCAATTTTTCTAGACTATGCTCATGCCTTTGAGGAAACAATAAATTTTTTTAAGGAGCAGAGCTTAGATAATATAGGAATGATATTAGATGGATCCTATCTTTATAATGAAAAATTGATTGATATATATAAAAAGAATTATAATAATGAATATCTTTTAAAGTTTACTGACTATAGTAAGGAACGGGGATTTAAAACTGCCTTTGAACTTTTAAGTGATTATGGTGAAATTCAAGGATTTATTGCTGGAAATTACTTAATAGCCGAAGGAATAGAGAAGGCAGCAAAATTATTAAACAAAGAGAACATTGCTATTGTACCAGTGAAGAATAGTAACTGGATAGAAGGTGAAGGTAGCTATCCTAGTCAGATTGCCTTATCTCAAAAAAAGGTAGCAGAAAAAATTATAGGTAGAATAATTAAGGCCATTGAAGAGCCAAAAACATATGAACCCTTAATAGAAAGTGTTTTTGCAGAATTTAAACATAATAGGAAAATTAATAAAGGGTTAAATAGCACTAAATCAGGATCCACTTTAAGATTGGCTATGTATGATAGTCCAACTTCCAATAGTTTAAAAATGCTTTCTCAGATATATACGCAAAATACAGGTATAAATATTGAATTTGATTTATTTAAATATGATGAATTAGAAAATATAATTTATGGAATAACCAATGAAAAAAATCAGGTTTATGATGGTTTGATGATGGATATTATATGGATTGAAGAAGTGATTAAAAAGGGAATTTTGGCTTCCTTTGGGGAAGAGAAAATAAATTTTAATAAATTTATCTCTGGAATAGAACAACAATGTGGTCTTTATAATGGAGATT
This region of Tissierellales bacterium genomic DNA includes:
- a CDS encoding extracellular solute-binding protein, whose translation is MATIKEVAALAGVSIGTVSNVLNGKTKNLDLINKVEIAMKELGYRPDANARSLKRDKSGLIGLILPNPINPEFTALISYIESMLYERGYSVLLNFTYDNRFIEQKSIDKCLEQRVDGIILLPVINSRKNLISSKGNVPILVVSPREDALINGDAIFLDYAHAFEETINFFKEQSLDNIGMILDGSYLYNEKLIDIYKKNYNNEYLLKFTDYSKERGFKTAFELLSDYGEIQGFIAGNYLIAEGIEKAAKLLNKENIAIVPVKNSNWIEGEGSYPSQIALSQKKVAEKIIGRIIKAIEEPKTYEPLIESVFAEFKHNRKINKGLNSTKSGSTLRLAMYDSPTSNSLKMLSQIYTQNTGINIEFDLFKYDELENIIYGITNEKNQVYDGLMMDIIWIEEVIKKGILASFGEEKINFNKFISGIEQQCGLYNGDYHTIPIMSGTQLLFYQKDLFENEQMKRYFELTYDRVLEVPSTWAEFNIVAEFFTKSFNPRSPISYGASMVSGENIYTTINYLNRLWSYGSDVFDREGNVIINNKNSYIALESLISSYKYSPTDSLNSWDEVVDFFKRGKAAMTILYDSYAMDLNDYTKSKVAGNLGVAQIPGDTPVLGGWSLGINKYSENREEMEEFISWCSGEQTVVPLLLLGGSTLQKSYYEGSELENIYPWKYDVLESYRKSRKRILPNIKIRDMGRNYLYNHVISKEIMNVLKGNLNIKEGIESIEKELNKLIKT